In a genomic window of Muntiacus reevesi chromosome 1, mMunRee1.1, whole genome shotgun sequence:
- the LOC136156631 gene encoding LOW QUALITY PROTEIN: zinc finger protein 791-like (The sequence of the model RefSeq protein was modified relative to this genomic sequence to represent the inferred CDS: inserted 2 bases in 1 codon), with translation MAVNFTPEEWALLNPLQKKLYRDVMQIILGNLVSIGLQIHERIHTGEKPYECKECGKAFISLSSILHITHTGDGPYKCKECGEAFICPNSFRSHEKTHTGEKPYECKQCGKTSSWPSSFLIHEGTHTGEKPYECTECGKTFIYCTTFQGHMRKHTGDGPYKCKECGKAFNFPSSFQIHQRTHTGEKSYECXNCGRAFSCYTSFLTHEKTHTGEKPYECTECGKTFIYHTTFRGHMRMHTGEKPYKCRECGKAFSRPNSF, from the exons ATGGCTGTGAACTTCACCCCAGAGGAGTGGGCTTTACTGAATCCTTTGCAGAAGAAACTTTACAGAGATGTGATGCAGATAATTCTGGGGAACCTGGTCTCAATAG GTCTGCAAATCCATgaaagaattcacactggagagaaaccttatgaatgtaaagaatgtgggaaggccttcatttctctttcaagcATTCTACATATAACGCACACTGGAGATGGACCTTACAAGTGTAAGGAATGTGGGGAAGCCTTCATTTGTCCCAATTCATTTCGATCACATGAAAAgactcacactggagagaagccatatGAATGTAAACAGTGTGGTAAAACTTCCAGTTGGCCCAGTTCCTTTCTAATACATGAAGGAACTCATACTggggagaaaccctatgaatgtacagaatgtgggaaAACCTTCATTTATTGCACAACCTTTCAAGGACACATGAGAAAGC ACACTGGAGATGGACCTTATAAgtgtaaggaatgtgggaaagCATTCAATTTTCCAAGTTCTTTTCAAATTCATCAGAGAACTCACACAGGCGAGAAATCCTATGAATG AAACTGTGGCAGAGCCTTCAGTTGTTACACATCCTTTCTAACACATGAAAAAACTCACACTGGAGAAAAACCTTatgaatgtacagaatgtgggaaAACCTTCATTTATCACACTACCTTTAGAGGGCACATGAGAATGCACACTGGTgagaaaccatacaaatgtagagaatgtgggaaagccttcagtcGTCCCAATTCCTTTTGA